One segment of Streptomyces sp. NBC_00576 DNA contains the following:
- a CDS encoding alpha/beta fold hydrolase — MTDPATPSAQPASTQPSSPQPSSAQPASTQPASVVRLDLPGGREVIHRDVAANGARFHIAELGDGPLVMLVHGFPQFWWTWRHQLAALADAGFRAVAMDLRGVGGSDRTPRGYDPANLALDITGVVRSLGEPDAALVGHDLGGYLAWTAAVMRPKLVRRLVVSSMPHPRRWRSAMLADVKQTAAASYIWGFQRPWLPERQLVADDGALVGRLIRDWSGPRLPDDEAVETYRAAMCIPSTAHCAIEPYRWMVRSMARPDGIQFNRRMKRPVRVPTLHLHGSLDPVLRTRSAAGSGEYVEAPYRWRLFDGLGHFPHEEDPVAFSTELVNWLKDPEPDR, encoded by the coding sequence ATGACGGACCCCGCCACACCCTCGGCGCAACCCGCCTCGACCCAGCCCTCGTCGCCCCAGCCCTCATCGGCGCAACCCGCCTCGACGCAACCCGCCTCGGTCGTACGGCTCGACCTTCCCGGCGGGCGCGAGGTGATCCACCGGGATGTCGCCGCGAACGGCGCCCGGTTCCACATCGCCGAGCTGGGCGACGGGCCGCTGGTCATGCTGGTGCACGGTTTCCCGCAGTTCTGGTGGACGTGGCGGCACCAGTTGGCCGCCCTCGCCGACGCCGGCTTCCGGGCCGTCGCCATGGACCTGCGGGGCGTGGGCGGCAGCGACCGTACGCCGCGGGGTTACGACCCCGCGAACCTCGCCCTCGACATCACGGGCGTCGTCCGGTCCCTGGGCGAGCCCGACGCCGCGCTGGTCGGCCACGACCTGGGCGGATACCTGGCGTGGACAGCCGCGGTGATGCGCCCCAAGCTCGTACGGCGGCTCGTGGTCTCCTCGATGCCCCACCCCCGGCGCTGGCGCTCGGCGATGCTCGCCGACGTCAAGCAGACGGCCGCCGCTTCCTACATCTGGGGGTTCCAGCGGCCCTGGCTCCCGGAGCGGCAACTCGTCGCGGACGACGGGGCGCTCGTCGGGCGGCTGATCCGGGACTGGTCGGGGCCGCGGCTGCCGGACGACGAGGCGGTGGAGACGTACCGCGCGGCCATGTGCATCCCGTCCACCGCGCACTGCGCGATCGAGCCGTACCGCTGGATGGTCCGCTCGATGGCCCGTCCGGACGGCATCCAGTTCAACCGGCGCATGAAGCGGCCGGTGCGGGTGCCGACGCTGCATCTGCACGGCTCGCTCGACCCGGTGCTGCGTACGCGCAGCGCGGCCGGATCCGGGGAGTACGTCGAAGCACCGTACCGCTGGCGTCTGTTCGACGGGCTGGGGCACTTCCCGCACGAGGAGGATCCGGTCGCCTTCTCGACAGAACTGGTCAACTGGCTGAAGGACCCCGAACCGGACCGGTGA
- a CDS encoding phage holin family protein — protein MSAPDGSPVGAERSIGQLFASATTEMSALVHDEIALAKAQLKQDVKRGATSGGAFTVAGAVLLFSLPMLNFALAYAIRTWSDWNLAVCFLLSFAANVLLAVLLVLVGVVFAKKAKKSKGPQKVAASMKETAGVLQKAKPHPRPAPVSDGVEVVARSSS, from the coding sequence ATGAGCGCACCCGACGGCAGCCCGGTCGGCGCCGAACGCAGCATCGGCCAGTTGTTCGCCTCGGCGACGACCGAGATGTCCGCGCTGGTGCACGACGAGATCGCGCTGGCGAAAGCCCAGCTCAAGCAGGATGTGAAGCGCGGCGCGACGAGCGGCGGCGCCTTCACGGTGGCCGGCGCCGTACTGCTGTTCTCCCTGCCGATGCTCAACTTCGCCCTGGCGTACGCCATCCGGACCTGGAGCGACTGGAACCTCGCGGTCTGCTTCCTGCTTTCGTTCGCCGCGAACGTCCTCCTCGCCGTCCTCCTGGTGCTGGTCGGCGTCGTCTTCGCGAAGAAGGCCAAGAAGAGCAAGGGCCCGCAGAAGGTCGCCGCGTCCATGAAGGAGACGGCGGGCGTTCTGCAGAAGGCCAAGCCACACCCCCGGCCCGCCCCGGTGAGTGACGGAGTCGAGGTTGTGGCACGCTCGTCCTCATGA
- the nhaA gene encoding Na+/H+ antiporter NhaA has translation MVAPRTTNRKLLGRLSLPERTFVADALRTETVGGVLLLVAAVTALIWANTPIKDTYEAVLGFHVGPAALGLDLSLQHWAADGLLAVFFFVAGIELKRELVAGDLRDPRAAALPVVAALCGMVVPALVYTLTNITGGGSLAGWAVPTATDIAFALAVLAVIGTSLPSALRAFLLTLAVVDDLFAILIIAVFFTDDLNFAALGGALVGLAVFWLLLRKGVRGWYVYVPLAFVIWGLMYNSGIHATIAGVSMGLMLRCTPRTEDGEERSPGERVEHLVRPLSAGLAVPLFALFSAGVSVSGGTLGDVFTRPETLGVVLGLVVGKTVGIFGGTWLTARFTRASLSDDLAWADVFAVASLAGIGFTVSLLIGELAFDGDAALTDEVKAAVLTGSLIAALAATVLLKIRNARYRRLWEAEERDDDLDGIPDIYEEHDPAYHLRMADIYEGKAAEHRRIAGLRAAERAAELEAAERDRPTEVVGGAGDVGGGPA, from the coding sequence GTGGTCGCCCCCCGTACCACCAACCGCAAGCTTCTCGGACGGCTCTCGCTGCCCGAGCGGACATTCGTCGCGGACGCGTTGCGGACCGAGACCGTCGGCGGGGTGCTGCTGCTCGTCGCCGCCGTCACCGCGCTGATCTGGGCGAACACGCCGATCAAGGACACTTACGAGGCTGTCCTCGGCTTCCATGTCGGACCCGCCGCCCTCGGCCTCGACCTCTCCCTCCAGCACTGGGCCGCCGACGGACTGCTCGCGGTCTTCTTCTTCGTCGCCGGCATCGAGCTCAAGCGTGAACTTGTCGCCGGGGATCTGCGCGACCCGAGGGCCGCCGCGCTGCCCGTTGTCGCCGCCCTGTGCGGAATGGTCGTACCGGCGCTCGTCTACACCCTCACCAACATCACCGGCGGCGGGTCGCTCGCCGGATGGGCCGTGCCCACGGCCACCGACATCGCCTTCGCGCTCGCCGTGCTCGCCGTCATCGGTACGTCCCTGCCGAGCGCCCTGCGCGCGTTTCTGCTGACGCTCGCCGTCGTCGACGACCTCTTCGCCATCCTGATCATCGCGGTCTTCTTCACCGACGACCTGAACTTCGCCGCGCTCGGCGGCGCGCTCGTCGGCCTCGCCGTCTTCTGGCTGCTGCTGCGGAAGGGCGTACGCGGGTGGTACGTGTACGTCCCGCTCGCGTTCGTCATCTGGGGGCTGATGTACAACAGCGGCATCCACGCCACCATCGCCGGTGTCTCGATGGGCCTGATGCTGCGCTGCACGCCCCGGACCGAGGACGGGGAGGAGCGCTCGCCCGGTGAGCGCGTCGAACATCTGGTGCGGCCCCTGTCGGCAGGGCTCGCCGTGCCGTTGTTCGCCCTGTTCAGCGCGGGTGTCTCGGTGTCCGGCGGGACACTGGGGGACGTGTTCACGCGGCCGGAGACCCTCGGCGTCGTGCTCGGGCTGGTGGTCGGGAAGACGGTCGGGATCTTCGGCGGGACCTGGCTGACGGCCCGTTTCACCCGCGCCTCGCTCAGCGACGACCTCGCCTGGGCCGATGTCTTCGCCGTCGCCTCGCTCGCCGGGATCGGGTTCACCGTCTCGCTGCTGATCGGCGAACTCGCGTTCGACGGTGACGCCGCGCTCACCGACGAGGTCAAGGCCGCCGTCCTCACGGGCTCGCTCATCGCCGCGCTCGCCGCGACCGTGCTGCTGAAGATACGAAACGCCAGATACCGCCGACTGTGGGAGGCGGAGGAGCGCGACGACGACCTCGACGGCATCCCCGACATCTACGAGGAACACGATCCGGCGTACCACCTGCGCATGGCCGACATCTACGAGGGGAAGGCGGCAGAACACCGGCGCATCGCCGGGCTCAGAGCCGCCGAAAGGGCCGCCGAACTGGAGGCCGCCGAGCGGGACCGGCCTACCGAAGTGGTGGGCGGGGCGGGCGACGTGGGTGGCGGTCCGGCATGA
- the acs gene encoding acetate--CoA ligase — translation MSNESLANLLKEERRFAPPAELAADANVTAEAYEQAKADRLGFWAAQARRLTWATEPTETLDWSNPPFAKWFKDGSLNVAYNCVDRHVEAGNGDRVAIHFEGEPGDSRAITYAELKDEVSKAANALLELGVEKGDRVAVYMPMIPETAIAMLACARIGAAHSVVFGGFSADALATRIQDADAKIVITTDGGYRRGKPSALKPAVDAAVERVDNVEHVLVVRRTGQDVEWHEGRDVWWHEVVERQSAEHTPEAFEAEQPLFILYTSGTTGKPKGILHTSGGYLTQAAYTHHAVFDLKPETDVYWCTADVGWVTGHSYIVYGPLANGATQVMYEGTPDTPHQGRFWEIIQKYGVTILYTAPTAIRTFMKWGDDIPAKFDLSSLRVLGSVGEPINPEAWIWYRKHIGGDVTPIVDTWWQTETGAMMISPLPGVTETKPGSAQRALPGISATVVDDEAREVPNGGGGYLVLTEPWPSMLRTIWGDDQRFLDTYWSRFEGKYFAGDGAKKDDDGDIWLLGRVDDVMLVSGHNISTTEVESALVSHPSVAEAAVVGAADETTGQAIVAFVILRGTASETDTLVAELRSHVGEALGPIAKPKRILPVAELPKTRSGKIMRRLLRDVAENRELGDVTTLTDSTVMDLIQTKLPAAGSED, via the coding sequence GTGAGCAACGAAAGCCTGGCCAACCTGCTCAAGGAAGAGCGCAGGTTCGCGCCACCCGCCGAGCTGGCCGCAGACGCCAACGTCACGGCGGAGGCGTACGAACAGGCCAAGGCTGACCGGCTCGGCTTCTGGGCCGCGCAGGCCCGCCGGCTGACCTGGGCCACCGAGCCGACCGAGACGCTGGACTGGTCGAACCCTCCGTTCGCCAAGTGGTTCAAGGACGGCAGCCTCAACGTCGCGTACAACTGCGTCGACCGGCATGTCGAGGCCGGGAACGGCGACCGGGTCGCCATCCACTTCGAGGGGGAGCCCGGCGACAGCCGCGCGATCACCTACGCCGAGCTCAAGGACGAGGTCTCCAAGGCCGCCAACGCCCTGCTGGAGCTGGGGGTCGAGAAGGGCGACCGGGTCGCCGTCTACATGCCGATGATCCCGGAGACGGCGATCGCGATGCTCGCCTGCGCCCGTATCGGCGCCGCGCACTCCGTCGTCTTCGGCGGGTTCTCCGCGGACGCGCTCGCGACCCGCATCCAGGACGCCGACGCCAAGATCGTCATCACCACCGACGGTGGCTACCGGCGCGGCAAGCCGTCCGCGCTCAAGCCCGCCGTCGACGCCGCCGTCGAGCGCGTCGACAACGTGGAGCACGTGCTCGTCGTCCGCCGTACCGGGCAGGACGTCGAGTGGCACGAGGGCCGGGACGTGTGGTGGCACGAGGTCGTCGAGCGGCAGAGCGCCGAGCACACGCCCGAGGCGTTCGAGGCCGAGCAGCCGCTGTTCATCCTCTACACCTCCGGTACGACGGGTAAGCCCAAGGGCATCCTGCACACCTCCGGCGGCTACCTCACCCAGGCCGCGTACACCCACCACGCCGTCTTCGACCTCAAGCCGGAGACCGACGTCTACTGGTGCACCGCCGACGTCGGCTGGGTCACCGGGCACTCCTACATCGTGTACGGACCGCTGGCCAACGGTGCGACCCAGGTGATGTACGAGGGAACGCCGGACACCCCGCACCAGGGCCGCTTCTGGGAGATCATCCAGAAGTACGGGGTGACCATCCTCTACACGGCGCCCACCGCCATTCGTACGTTCATGAAGTGGGGCGACGACATCCCCGCCAAGTTCGATCTGTCCTCCCTCCGGGTGCTGGGATCGGTGGGTGAGCCGATCAACCCCGAGGCGTGGATCTGGTACCGCAAGCACATCGGCGGCGATGTGACGCCCATCGTCGACACCTGGTGGCAGACCGAGACGGGCGCCATGATGATCTCCCCGCTGCCCGGCGTGACCGAGACCAAGCCGGGGTCCGCTCAGCGGGCGCTGCCCGGCATCTCCGCCACCGTCGTCGACGACGAGGCGCGCGAAGTGCCCAACGGGGGCGGCGGCTACCTCGTGCTGACCGAGCCGTGGCCCTCCATGCTGCGCACCATCTGGGGCGACGACCAGCGGTTCCTCGACACGTACTGGTCCCGGTTCGAGGGCAAGTACTTCGCGGGTGACGGCGCGAAGAAGGACGACGACGGCGACATCTGGCTGCTCGGACGCGTGGACGACGTCATGCTCGTCTCCGGGCACAACATCTCCACCACCGAGGTCGAGTCCGCGCTCGTCTCACACCCCTCCGTCGCCGAAGCGGCCGTGGTGGGTGCCGCCGACGAGACGACCGGGCAGGCCATCGTCGCCTTCGTCATCCTGCGCGGCACCGCCTCCGAGACCGACACCCTCGTCGCCGAACTGCGCAGTCACGTCGGCGAGGCCCTCGGCCCGATCGCCAAGCCCAAGCGCATCCTGCCGGTCGCGGAGCTCCCCAAGACCCGCTCCGGAAAGATCATGCGCCGCCTGCTGCGTGACGTCGCCGAGAACCGGGAGCTGGGCGACGTGACCACCCTGACCGACTCCACCGTCATGGACCTCATCCAGACGAAGCTGCCCGCGGCGGGCAGCGAGGACTAG
- a CDS encoding SulP family inorganic anion transporter produces the protein MSACIPTRAPDPTRTKRMHQPHSPPPPPTPPRRFRVAGADVSASIAVFLIALPLSLGIALATGAPLQAGLVAAAVGGLVAGRLGGSPLQVSGPAAGLTVVTADLIQRYGWRTTCAITVLAGLVQLALGCVRVARTALAVSPAVVHGMLAGIGVTIAVAQLHIVLGGTPESSVLDNLRALPAQLAGLHPAAVSMSVLTLTLLLVWPRLPGRAGRVLRKVPAALVAVSGATLTAALAGLVLPKVDLPSWRSHALAGLPEGPALGVAAAVLTVTLVCSVQSLLGAVAVDKLVASRPELLAGRATGGGAARVGRADLNRELLGQGVANVVSGALGGLPVAGVAVRSSANVQAGAVSRNSTMLHGVFVVVAALLMVPILELIPLASLAALVMAVGIQMVSLHHIRTVTRHREVLVYAVTTLGVVLLGVLEGVMLGVAVAVGVALNRLARTRITYEVRHDETGGVHYVHVRGQLTFLAVPRLSRTLHLVPQGADAVVELDGSFMDHAAYESLHHWQSTHTAQGGTVEVTGRAGTRIAEPSNASDCRCRPWTPWRNHQCEVPESGQGRGETAAGPGGASGVAGSPGSCNSAKSAHSADSSGLFGAGEPSGHQLARGISAFQRNTAPLVRGELARLAREGQQPSQLFLTCADSRLVTSMITSSGPGDLFVVRNVGNLVPRPGEESGDDSVAAAIEYAVDVLKVRSITVCGHSGCGAMQALLSMEPDGAPTPLRRWLRHGLPSLERMAATDRPWTRLAGRAPADVAEQLCLTNVVQQLEHLQAHESVARALQEGALELHGMYFHVGEAQAYLLTGMVGGDEVFDHVRAAGLSA, from the coding sequence ATGTCTGCCTGCATCCCCACTCGCGCCCCCGACCCGACTCGGACAAAGCGCATGCACCAGCCCCACAGCCCCCCACCGCCGCCGACACCGCCTCGCCGCTTCCGCGTCGCGGGCGCCGATGTGTCGGCCTCGATCGCGGTCTTCCTGATCGCCCTGCCTCTCTCCCTGGGCATCGCCCTCGCCACCGGCGCACCGCTCCAGGCCGGCCTGGTCGCCGCCGCCGTCGGCGGACTCGTCGCCGGACGGCTCGGCGGCTCCCCGCTCCAGGTGAGCGGCCCCGCCGCCGGGCTCACCGTCGTCACCGCCGACCTCATCCAGCGGTACGGGTGGCGTACGACCTGCGCCATCACCGTCCTCGCCGGGCTCGTCCAACTCGCCCTCGGCTGCGTGCGCGTGGCCCGCACGGCGCTCGCCGTCAGCCCCGCCGTCGTCCACGGCATGCTCGCCGGGATCGGCGTGACGATCGCCGTCGCCCAGCTGCACATCGTCCTCGGGGGTACGCCGGAGAGTTCGGTCCTCGACAATCTCCGCGCGCTGCCCGCCCAGCTGGCCGGCCTGCATCCCGCCGCCGTGTCGATGAGCGTGCTGACCCTGACCCTGCTGCTGGTCTGGCCACGGCTTCCCGGCCGGGCGGGGCGCGTTCTGCGCAAGGTGCCGGCCGCGCTCGTCGCCGTCAGCGGCGCCACACTCACCGCCGCGCTCGCCGGGCTGGTCCTGCCCAAGGTCGACCTGCCGTCCTGGCGCAGCCATGCGCTGGCCGGGCTGCCCGAAGGACCCGCGCTCGGCGTCGCCGCCGCCGTGCTCACCGTCACCCTGGTGTGCAGCGTGCAGTCGCTGCTCGGCGCGGTCGCCGTGGACAAGCTGGTGGCCTCCCGGCCCGAGCTGCTGGCCGGACGGGCCACCGGCGGCGGAGCGGCTCGCGTCGGCCGTGCCGACCTGAACCGTGAACTGCTCGGCCAGGGCGTCGCCAACGTCGTGTCCGGTGCGCTCGGCGGACTGCCGGTCGCGGGCGTGGCCGTGCGGAGTTCGGCGAATGTACAAGCCGGTGCCGTGAGCCGGAACTCCACGATGCTGCACGGCGTTTTCGTAGTAGTCGCCGCGTTGCTGATGGTTCCGATCCTGGAGCTGATCCCGCTCGCCTCACTCGCCGCCCTGGTGATGGCCGTCGGCATCCAGATGGTGTCCCTGCACCACATTCGCACGGTGACCCGCCACCGCGAGGTCCTGGTCTACGCGGTGACAACCCTGGGCGTCGTTCTCCTCGGCGTCCTCGAAGGAGTGATGCTGGGCGTCGCGGTCGCCGTCGGCGTCGCCCTGAACCGCCTCGCTCGCACCCGGATCACCTACGAAGTCAGACACGACGAGACAGGGGGAGTCCATTACGTACATGTCCGAGGGCAGTTGACCTTCCTCGCGGTGCCCCGGCTCAGCCGGACCCTGCACCTCGTGCCCCAAGGGGCGGACGCCGTCGTGGAGTTGGACGGATCGTTCATGGACCACGCGGCGTACGAATCCCTGCACCACTGGCAGAGCACGCACACCGCGCAGGGCGGCACCGTCGAGGTGACCGGCCGGGCGGGGACACGTATCGCCGAGCCCTCGAACGCCTCCGACTGCCGCTGTCGGCCCTGGACGCCCTGGCGCAACCACCAGTGCGAAGTCCCGGAGTCCGGACAGGGGCGAGGGGAGACGGCGGCTGGGCCCGGCGGGGCGAGCGGTGTCGCCGGCTCTCCCGGCTCGTGCAACTCTGCCAAATCGGCCCACTCGGCCGACTCGTCGGGCTTGTTCGGTGCCGGCGAGCCGAGCGGGCATCAACTGGCGCGCGGTATCAGCGCGTTCCAGCGGAACACCGCGCCGCTGGTACGCGGTGAGCTGGCCAGGCTGGCGCGCGAGGGGCAGCAACCCTCACAGCTGTTCCTGACGTGTGCCGACTCGCGCCTCGTCACGTCGATGATCACCTCCAGTGGTCCCGGCGACCTGTTCGTCGTACGGAACGTCGGCAACCTGGTGCCGCGGCCCGGCGAGGAGAGCGGGGACGACTCGGTGGCGGCCGCGATCGAGTACGCGGTGGACGTACTGAAGGTGCGCTCGATCACGGTGTGCGGGCACTCCGGGTGCGGGGCCATGCAGGCGCTGCTGAGCATGGAGCCCGACGGGGCACCGACTCCGCTCAGGCGCTGGCTGCGGCACGGACTGCCGAGCCTGGAGCGGATGGCCGCGACGGACCGGCCCTGGACACGGCTCGCCGGGCGGGCACCCGCCGACGTGGCCGAGCAGCTCTGCCTGACCAACGTCGTCCAGCAGTTGGAGCATCTCCAGGCGCACGAGTCGGTGGCCAGGGCGCTGCAGGAGGGCGCGCTCGAGCTGCACGGAATGTACTTCCATGTGGGTGAGGCACAGGCGTATCTGCTCACCGGAATGGTGGGCGGGGACGAGGTGTTCGATCATGTGAGGGCGGCCGGACTGTCCGCCTGA
- a CDS encoding ATP-binding protein → MKIAFVGKGGSGKTTLSSLFIRHLTASGAPVLAIDADINQHLGAALGLHDTEAAAMPAMGERMELIKEYLRGTNPRIACADAMIKTTPPGGGSRLLRIQETNPVYDACARPVELDGGAVRLMVTGPFTEADLGVACYHSKTGAVELCLNHLVDGPGEYVVVDMTAGSDSFASGLFTRFDITFLVAEPTRKGVSVYRQYKEYAQDFGVALKVIGNKVQGQDDVDFLRAEVGDDLLETVGHSDWVRAMEKGRTARFEHLEDTNHRSLRRLRTAVDARYELRDWERYTHQMVHFHLKNAHSWANARTGVDLAAQVDPGFVLGEQLAATTV, encoded by the coding sequence ATGAAAATTGCTTTCGTCGGGAAGGGCGGCAGCGGCAAGACCACGCTGTCCTCGCTGTTCATCCGCCACCTCACGGCCTCCGGGGCGCCGGTCCTCGCCATCGACGCCGACATCAACCAGCACTTGGGCGCCGCACTCGGCCTTCACGACACCGAAGCCGCCGCGATGCCCGCGATGGGCGAGCGGATGGAGCTGATCAAGGAGTACCTCCGCGGCACGAACCCACGCATCGCCTGTGCCGACGCGATGATCAAGACGACCCCGCCCGGCGGAGGCTCGCGCCTGCTGCGGATCCAGGAGACCAATCCGGTGTACGACGCCTGCGCGCGGCCGGTGGAACTCGACGGCGGCGCCGTCCGTTTGATGGTCACCGGCCCGTTCACCGAAGCCGATCTCGGAGTGGCCTGCTACCACTCCAAGACGGGCGCGGTGGAGCTGTGCCTGAACCATCTCGTCGACGGCCCGGGCGAGTATGTCGTCGTCGACATGACCGCGGGCTCGGACTCCTTCGCGTCCGGCCTGTTCACCCGCTTCGACATCACGTTCCTCGTCGCCGAACCGACCCGGAAGGGAGTCTCCGTCTATCGCCAGTACAAGGAGTACGCCCAGGACTTCGGCGTCGCCCTGAAGGTCATCGGCAACAAGGTGCAGGGTCAGGACGACGTCGACTTCCTCCGCGCCGAAGTCGGGGACGACCTCCTGGAAACGGTCGGGCACTCGGACTGGGTGCGTGCCATGGAGAAGGGCCGGACCGCACGGTTCGAGCACCTGGAGGACACCAACCACCGTTCCCTGCGCCGGTTGCGGACGGCCGTCGACGCCAGGTACGAGCTGCGCGACTGGGAGCGCTACACCCACCAGATGGTCCACTTCCATCTGAAGAACGCCCACTCCTGGGCCAACGCCCGCACCGGAGTCGACCTGGCGGCCCAGGTGGACCCCGGCTTCGTACTGGGCGAGCAGTTGGCAGCAACCACCGTCTGA
- a CDS encoding oxidoreductase, which translates to MSTTGATADPLAALGALPGVADSVESVRKAVDRVYGHRIMRRRSNEITGEAALRGARGSAALSGADWALEEVRRRTDFSGDDEARVVGAALRLTAEAGQLLSIWRQSPLRVLARLHLVAAAGTGDEVGRPRQDGEPVEEPAVDLPLPSAAEVSGRLEGLAELIIAGGSAPALVTAAVVHGELLALRPFGSHNGLVARAAERIVLVGSGLDPKSVCPAEVGHAEPGRAAYLAALDGYVSGTPEGMGAWIAHCGRAVELGARESVAVCEALQRGAA; encoded by the coding sequence ATGAGTACGACAGGCGCGACCGCCGATCCGCTCGCGGCCCTGGGGGCACTGCCAGGGGTGGCCGACTCCGTGGAGTCCGTGCGCAAGGCCGTGGACCGGGTCTACGGGCATCGCATCATGCGGCGACGAAGCAACGAGATCACCGGTGAGGCGGCACTGCGCGGCGCGCGCGGTTCCGCGGCCCTCTCCGGCGCCGACTGGGCCCTCGAAGAGGTGCGCCGGCGCACCGACTTCAGCGGTGACGACGAGGCCCGGGTCGTCGGCGCGGCCCTCCGGCTGACCGCGGAGGCGGGCCAACTCCTGTCCATCTGGCGCCAGTCACCGCTTCGCGTGCTGGCCCGGCTCCATCTGGTCGCCGCCGCGGGCACGGGCGACGAGGTGGGACGCCCGCGCCAGGACGGTGAGCCAGTCGAGGAGCCGGCGGTCGACCTGCCGCTGCCGAGTGCGGCGGAGGTGTCCGGACGGCTGGAGGGACTCGCGGAGCTGATCATCGCGGGAGGCTCGGCCCCCGCCCTGGTCACAGCCGCTGTCGTGCACGGCGAACTCCTCGCGCTGCGCCCCTTCGGCTCCCACAACGGCCTCGTCGCGCGCGCGGCCGAGCGGATCGTCCTGGTCGGCAGCGGCCTCGACCCGAAGTCCGTGTGCCCGGCCGAGGTCGGCCACGCCGAACCGGGCCGCGCGGCCTATCTGGCCGCACTCGACGGCTATGTCTCCGGCACCCCGGAGGGCATGGGGGCGTGGATCGCCCACTGCGGTCGGGCAGTCGAACTCGGGGCGCGTGAATCGGTGGCCGTGTGCGAGGCGTTGCAGCGTGGGGCGGCGTAG
- a CDS encoding HAD family hydrolase — protein sequence MLSLVENHSLPRTAAFFDLDKTVIAKSSTLTFSKSFYQGGLINRRAVLRTAYAQFVFLAGGADHDQMERMREYLSALCRGWNVQQVKEIVAETLHDLIDPIIYDEAASLIEEHHTAGRDVVIVSTSGAEVVEPIGELLGADRVVATRMVVGDDGCFTGEVEYYAYGPTKAEAIKELAESEGYDLARCYAYSDSVTDVPMLASVGHPHAVNPDRALRREAVARGWPILDFHRPVRLKQRLPALSVPPRPALVAAAAIGAAAATAGLVWYASRRRPTVA from the coding sequence ATGCTCAGCCTCGTGGAAAACCACTCCTTGCCCCGCACAGCCGCCTTCTTTGACCTGGACAAGACGGTCATTGCGAAGTCGAGCACGCTCACGTTCAGCAAGTCGTTCTACCAAGGCGGTCTGATCAACCGCAGGGCCGTCTTGCGCACCGCATATGCCCAGTTCGTCTTCCTGGCGGGCGGTGCCGACCATGACCAGATGGAGCGCATGCGCGAGTACCTGTCCGCGCTGTGCCGCGGCTGGAACGTCCAGCAGGTCAAGGAGATCGTCGCCGAGACGCTGCACGACCTGATCGACCCGATCATCTACGACGAGGCTGCCTCCCTCATCGAGGAGCACCACACCGCCGGCCGTGACGTGGTGATCGTGTCCACGTCGGGCGCGGAGGTCGTCGAGCCGATCGGCGAACTGCTCGGCGCGGACCGGGTGGTGGCCACACGCATGGTCGTCGGCGACGACGGCTGCTTCACGGGCGAGGTGGAGTACTACGCGTACGGGCCGACGAAGGCCGAGGCGATCAAAGAGCTGGCGGAGTCCGAGGGATACGACCTCGCGCGCTGCTACGCCTACAGCGACAGCGTCACCGACGTCCCCATGCTGGCGTCCGTGGGCCATCCGCACGCCGTGAACCCGGACCGGGCACTGCGCCGGGAAGCGGTCGCCCGCGGGTGGCCGATCCTGGACTTCCACCGCCCGGTCCGGCTGAAGCAGCGACTGCCCGCCCTCTCCGTACCGCCGCGTCCGGCCCTGGTCGCCGCCGCCGCGATAGGCGCGGCAGCCGCCACGGCCGGTCTCGTCTGGTACGCGAGCAGGCGCCGCCCCACGGTCGCCTGA